The following proteins come from a genomic window of Suricata suricatta isolate VVHF042 chromosome 5, meerkat_22Aug2017_6uvM2_HiC, whole genome shotgun sequence:
- the LOC115292541 gene encoding LOW QUALITY PROTEIN: uncharacterized protein C3orf38 homolog (The sequence of the model RefSeq protein was modified relative to this genomic sequence to represent the inferred CDS: inserted 1 base in 1 codon) — GPPQDEWGPQHFWHDVKLRFYYNTSEPNVIDYHAAEIVSLHLLSLVKKECLFLSPNLDSRGLKCAASPHGLVMVGVAGTVHRRNTCLGIFXKIFGLIHCPFVENTWKIKFINLRIIGEHSLAPGTLVKPAITFEPSDLEAFYNVITLCGTNEAHLNARQALGSGTGNQALRSGDEALLSRRELSLPSPLKH; from the exons GGACCACCTCAAGATGAATGGGGGCCACAGCACTTCTGGCACGATGTCAAGCTTAGGTTTTACTACAACACCTCTGAACCAAATGTGATAGACTACCATGCTGCGGAAATTGTAAGCCTTCATCTGCTGTCACTCGTGAAAAAAGAGTGTCTTTTTCTCAGTCCCAACCTAGATTCCCGGGGACTGAAATGTGCTGCTTCTCCCCATGGTCTAGTCATGGTTGGGGTTGCTGGAACTGTCCACCGAAGGAACACTTGTTTgggcattt aaaaaatttttggaCTCATACACTGCCCTTTTGtggaaaatacttggaaaatcaAATTTATCAATCTGAGGATTATTGGAGAGCATTCTCTTGCTCCTGGAACATTAGTGAAACCAGCTATTACATTTGAACCTAGTGATCTAGAGGCCTTTTATAATGTAATTACGTTATGTGGTACCAACGAAGCCCACCTTAATGCAAGGCAGGCATTGGGTAGTGGAACTGGGAACCAGGCTTTACGCAGTGGTGATGAGGCGTTGTTGAGCAGAAGAGAGCTGAGTTTACCCAGCCCTCTGAAGCACTGA